One stretch of Zingiber officinale cultivar Zhangliang chromosome 6B, Zo_v1.1, whole genome shotgun sequence DNA includes these proteins:
- the LOC121990816 gene encoding DNA polymerase I B, chloroplastic/mitochondrial-like: MHLARLFDSSRTTDGDYSLEALTSDPKIMSQGNSVDDVELISGKMSMKSIFGKKKLKKDGTEGKIITLRPVDVLQREERRSWIRYSALDAVNTLKLFNRLKEKLMHVPWFLKGSIQGTMYDFYEKCWRPFGVLLVKMESEGILVDKVHLSKIENLAVGDKQIVADKFRRGASKYCEDAKYMNVGSNTEIRQLLFDDTSRSTWKTKFTLLVIKLHVAVTEDGRSGLCVHQSRLLDVMIVTHQVNHTIYELLYLGRNEMNFESKPLSKLFKVLNTEKIFEEGKKAPLKYRTIHLHKICEGLQTDMYTTSGFPSLSADALKVFAGNIPSNQIYRIDNACNDEYVTEEGIMDDHKLSDTGTDYEDCSYGTSFEAFGGGNKGREACEAIAALCETSAIDSLITNFIIPLQIKEAEQTSKSYQQKVTYLIFNLYFSRIYSIFNFPYVSNKLQKVDEFDCYLVIVIF, encoded by the exons ATGCATCTTGCACGACTTTTTGATTCTTCTAGGACAACTGATGGGGATTATTCACTTGAAGCACTTACAAGTGACCCAAAGATCATGTCTCAAGGAAACTCAGTTGATGATGTTGAATTAATCAGTGGAAAGATGTCAATGAAATCCATCTTTGGtaagaaaaaattaaagaaagatgGAACTGAAGGAAAAATTATCACACTTCGTCCTGTTGAtgttctacaaagagaagaacgAAGATCGTGGATCAGATATTCTGCTTTAGATGCAGTGAATACATTAAAACTTTTTAATCGCTTGAAAGAAAAACTTATGCATGTACCATGGTTTTTGAAAGGCAGTATACAAGGAACAATGTATGACTTCTATGAAAAGTGCTGGCGCCCTTTTGGTGTTCTATTAGTAAAGATGGAATCTGAAGGAATTCTGGTCGATAAAGTCCATCTATCAAAGATTGAAAATCTTGCTGTTGGTGATAAGCAAATAGTTGCAGATAAATTCAGACGGGGGGCATCCAAGTACTGTGAGGATGCCAAGTATATGAATGTGGGAAGTAATACTGAAATAAGGCAGCTGCTATTTGATGACACATCGAGGAG TACTTGGAAGACCAAATTTACCTTGTTGGTTATCAAGTTGCATGTTGCAGTGACGGAAGATGGTAGAA GTGGTCTATGTGTGCACCAATCAAGGTTGCTTGATGTTATGATTGTTACACATCAAGTTAATCACACTATTTATGAACTGCTTTACCT AGGTCGAAATGAGATGAATTTTGAGTCAAAGCCGTTGTCGAAGTTATTTAAGGTCCTTAATACTGAGAAAATATTTGAAGAAGGGAAGAAGGCTCCTCTCAAGTATCGTACAATTCATTTACATAAGATTTGTGAAGGTTTGCAAACCGATATGTATACAACTAGTGGGTTTCCGTCTTTAAGTGCTGATGCTCTAAAAGTATTTGCTGGAAACATCCCCAGCAATCAGATTTATCGGATTGATAATGCATGTAATGATGAGTATGTCACTGAAGAAGGGATAATGGACGACCACAAGCTGTCAGATACAGGGACAGATTATGAAGACTGCTCTTATGGTACTTCATTTGAGGCATTTGGAGGAGGCAATAAAGGAAGGGAGGCCTGTGAAGCTATTGCTGCTCTTTGTGAAACTTCTGCCATTGATTCACTGATAACAAATTTCATTATTCCCTTGCAG ATCAAAGAAGCTGAGCAAACAAGTAAAAGTTACCAGCAAAAGGTTACTTATCTCATTTTCAATCTCTATTTCAGTAGAATTTACAGCATCTTTAATTTCCCTTATGTAAGTAACAAACTGcaaaag gttgacgagttcgaCTGCTATCTCgtcatcgtcatcttctga